A single region of the Arcobacter lacus genome encodes:
- a CDS encoding RNA recognition motif domain-containing protein — protein sequence MNIYVGNLSYRMNDKELETVFAKFGEVKSAKVIMDKETGRSKGFAFVEMADAKAGKDAIEALNGNDCEGRTLRVNEAKPREERPRRQF from the coding sequence ATGAACATTTACGTAGGAAATTTATCATACAGAATGAATGATAAAGAGTTAGAAACTGTTTTCGCTAAATTTGGTGAAGTAAAAAGTGCAAAAGTTATCATGGATAAAGAGACAGGAAGATCAAAAGGTTTTGCTTTCGTTGAAATGGCAGATGCAAAAGCTGGTAAAGATGCTATCGAAGCTTTAAATGGTAATGATTGTGAAGGAAGAACGTTAAGAGTTAACGAAGCTAAACCTAGAGAAGAAAGACCAAGAAGACAATTCTAA
- a CDS encoding phosphorylase family protein, with protein sequence MIISAGRNETFPFAQTIGVGLVETAINLTRLCLFDKPEYLLFIGSAGSYGEHKIFDIVESKRASNIELGFLTGSAYTPLDNVLESENKFARNDTIVNSSNYISTNEKLCKEFLDYGVGIENMEFFSVLSVAKEFEIPVAGIFIVTNYTNENAHEDFIKNHKEAMEKLTNYLIEKNIIK encoded by the coding sequence ATGATAATATCTGCAGGGAGAAATGAAACTTTTCCTTTTGCACAAACTATTGGCGTAGGATTAGTAGAGACTGCAATAAATCTTACAAGATTATGTTTGTTTGATAAACCAGAATATCTACTTTTTATTGGAAGTGCTGGAAGCTACGGTGAACACAAAATTTTTGATATAGTCGAATCAAAAAGAGCTTCAAACATAGAACTTGGATTTTTAACTGGGAGTGCTTATACTCCACTTGATAATGTACTTGAATCTGAAAACAAATTTGCAAGAAATGATACAATAGTAAATTCATCAAATTATATTTCAACAAATGAAAAACTTTGTAAAGAGTTTTTAGATTATGGTGTTGGAATTGAAAATATGGAATTTTTTTCAGTTTTAAGTGTAGCAAAAGAGTTTGAAATTCCAGTTGCTGGGATTTTTATAGTAACAAATTATACAAATGAAAATGCGCATGAAGATTTTATAAAAAATCATAAAGAAGCGATGGAAAAATTAACAAATTATTTAATAGAAAAAAATATTATAAAATAG
- the gltX gene encoding glutamate--tRNA ligase, translating to MAITRFAPSPTGYLHIGGLRTSLYSYLWARKTGGEFRLRIEDTDLARNSEEAMKAIIDAFDWVGLNYDGEVFYQSKRTDIYKQYIDKLLESGNAYKCYMSKEELDTLRAAQEAAKQTPRYDGTWRPEPGKELPPVPVGVEPVIRIKAPTTGTIEFDDGVKGHMKFDANQVDDYVIARSNGMPTYNFVVAIDDALMGMTDVIRGDDHLSNTPKQIVVYNALGFKVPKFYHVPMINNPEGKKLSKRDGAMDVMDYKRLGYLPEALLNFLVRLGWSNGDQEIFSMKEMLELFDPSNINKSASSYNGEKLLWLNSEYIKAVSNERLIEELKFFDLDLSNYPKKNEILDLAKQRAQTLVELKKSITDIIDIPTSYEESGVKKFIKEDTKELLEKYLLLLESNKNSLDSVEKIEEFTKPFINENGLKFPQLFQPIRIALTGGTQAPSVYDIIFILGFDEVSTRINEALKRNFQNT from the coding sequence ATGGCTATTACAAGATTTGCCCCAAGCCCTACAGGATACTTACATATTGGTGGATTAAGAACTTCATTATATAGTTATTTATGGGCTAGAAAAACAGGGGGAGAATTTAGATTAAGAATCGAAGATACGGATTTAGCTAGAAATAGTGAAGAAGCAATGAAAGCTATTATAGATGCTTTTGATTGGGTTGGACTTAATTATGATGGAGAAGTATTTTATCAATCAAAAAGAACAGATATTTATAAACAATATATTGATAAGTTATTGGAAAGTGGAAATGCTTATAAATGTTATATGAGTAAAGAAGAACTTGATACTTTAAGAGCAGCTCAAGAAGCAGCAAAACAAACACCAAGATATGATGGAACTTGGAGACCAGAACCTGGAAAAGAGTTACCACCAGTTCCCGTTGGAGTTGAACCTGTAATTAGAATAAAAGCTCCAACAACTGGAACTATCGAGTTTGATGATGGTGTAAAAGGACATATGAAATTCGATGCTAATCAAGTTGATGATTATGTAATTGCAAGATCAAATGGGATGCCTACATACAACTTTGTTGTTGCTATTGATGATGCTTTAATGGGAATGACAGATGTAATTAGAGGTGATGACCACTTATCTAATACGCCAAAACAAATAGTTGTTTATAATGCCTTAGGTTTTAAAGTTCCAAAATTTTACCATGTACCAATGATAAATAATCCAGAAGGTAAAAAACTATCAAAAAGAGATGGTGCTATGGATGTTATGGATTATAAAAGACTTGGATATTTACCTGAAGCTTTATTAAACTTTTTAGTAAGACTTGGTTGGTCAAATGGTGATCAAGAGATTTTTTCTATGAAAGAGATGTTAGAACTATTTGATCCATCAAATATAAATAAATCAGCATCTTCTTATAATGGAGAAAAACTTTTATGGCTAAATAGTGAATATATAAAAGCTGTATCAAATGAAAGATTAATTGAAGAATTGAAGTTTTTTGATTTAGATTTATCAAATTATCCTAAGAAAAATGAAATTTTAGATTTAGCAAAACAAAGAGCTCAAACTTTAGTTGAATTAAAAAAATCAATAACAGATATTATCGATATTCCAACTTCTTATGAAGAATCTGGAGTTAAAAAGTTTATAAAAGAAGATACAAAAGAACTTTTAGAAAAATATTTATTATTATTAGAATCAAATAAAAATTCTTTAGATAGTGTTGAAAAAATAGAAGAATTTACAAAACCTTTTATAAATGAAAATGGTTTAAAATTCCCACAATTGTTCCAACCTATAAGAATTGCATTAACTGGAGGAACACAAGCTCCATCTGTTTATGACATCATTTTTATACTTGGATTTGATGAAGTTTCTACAAGAATAAATGAGGCTTTGAAAAGAAATTTTCAAAATACTTGA
- a CDS encoding TolC family protein, protein MLKILFSSSLVISLLGAVSIDELVNDSFEKNYDIKSLEKSIEIANHQIAIAKNWENPMIAFKTNEIMFDKPLSNQKEYGVELSQAIPIGKKLDIEENIAKNDRNIQIYSLEDKKLELESKIYEYSYNILIFEKRYELLNTYQKNLKKLENLNTLLQKYEKATLNEVIDTQISSLDLKLEQENLKNSIDNLYLNLEQITYKKVDSITQNLDIKRVDKEKATSNLSSHPQVKTLEENSTKYSQMASLEDAKKFSSVTLSLEYMQNKEQDYGNVTVAIPLPIYKTENVNRIKAKLNANETNDKLDSLLHNLSLETQIYVNNLNQNVRNYEVIQKEIIPLKQKIQKNIENYNSFEKSNPQDSIKNLNELITYELKALDEVQKYYENYSKLLYYSNKGIK, encoded by the coding sequence ATGTTAAAGATTTTATTTAGTTCATCTTTAGTTATCTCTTTATTGGGAGCTGTTTCTATTGATGAATTAGTAAATGATAGTTTTGAAAAAAATTATGACATTAAAAGCTTAGAAAAATCTATTGAAATTGCAAATCATCAAATAGCAATCGCAAAAAATTGGGAAAACCCAATGATCGCTTTTAAAACAAATGAAATTATGTTTGATAAACCTTTATCAAATCAAAAAGAGTATGGAGTAGAACTTTCTCAAGCTATTCCTATTGGAAAAAAACTTGATATTGAAGAAAATATTGCAAAAAATGATAGAAATATTCAAATATATAGTTTAGAAGATAAGAAGCTTGAGTTAGAATCAAAAATATATGAATACTCTTACAATATTTTGATTTTTGAAAAAAGATATGAATTACTCAATACTTACCAAAAAAATTTAAAGAAATTAGAAAATCTAAATACTTTATTACAAAAATATGAAAAAGCAACTTTAAATGAAGTAATAGATACTCAAATCTCATCTTTAGATTTAAAATTAGAACAAGAAAATCTAAAAAATAGTATTGATAATTTGTACTTAAATTTAGAACAAATCACATATAAAAAAGTTGATTCAATAACTCAAAATCTAGATATAAAAAGAGTTGATAAAGAAAAAGCAACTTCAAATCTTAGTTCTCATCCTCAAGTAAAAACTTTAGAAGAAAATAGTACAAAATATAGTCAGATGGCATCTTTAGAAGATGCTAAAAAGTTTTCTAGTGTGACTTTAAGTTTAGAATATATGCAAAATAAAGAGCAAGATTATGGAAATGTAACAGTTGCTATTCCTCTTCCTATTTATAAAACTGAAAATGTAAATAGAATAAAAGCAAAGTTAAATGCAAATGAAACAAATGATAAATTGGATAGTTTACTACACAATTTATCTTTAGAAACACAAATTTATGTAAATAATCTAAATCAAAATGTAAGAAACTATGAAGTAATCCAAAAAGAGATAATTCCTCTAAAACAAAAGATTCAAAAAAACATAGAAAACTATAATAGTTTTGAAAAATCAAATCCACAAGATAGTATAAAAAATCTAAATGAGTTAATAACTTATGAATTAAAAGCCTTAGATGAAGTTCAAAAATATTATGAAAACTACTCTAAACTACTCTATTACTCTAACAAAGGTATAAAATGA
- a CDS encoding sensor histidine kinase encodes MVIDLTKNEKITFFRFLFLYLGSSFILMFIAAFFYYQNEKILYIDLVKSNMQSIVSKASNEVIVSHMMNEKFDKEKYLNSHEYKISFYDKNKSKLFGNLEENIDLNEKFIFDNESIILVDNSTVGHLGIEYIALKDTSLFDKLERLKISIVIFFLVFYFIISLIGIYLAKLFLKPIKDERNKLNNFIKDTTHELNTPISAIMMSSENENLSSKQIERIRYSANRLSEIYKDLTYIFLENIEVKVAEELELSKIIKEQIDSFEPIFSRKKLKIKIELEDTLYKMNKDDFIRLFNNVFSNAIKYNKINGDIEVILKDKKLSIKDSGIGIDKNKIKDIFKRYYRATNQSGGFGLGLNIVNMICQTYKIKIEVESIENQGTTFIIYF; translated from the coding sequence TTGGTTATAGATTTAACAAAGAATGAAAAGATAACCTTTTTTAGGTTTTTATTTTTATATTTAGGTTCATCATTTATTTTGATGTTTATAGCTGCATTTTTTTATTATCAAAATGAAAAAATTTTATATATTGATTTAGTTAAATCAAACATGCAAAGTATCGTATCAAAAGCTTCAAATGAAGTTATAGTATCACATATGATGAATGAAAAATTTGATAAAGAAAAATACTTAAATTCGCATGAATATAAAATCTCTTTTTATGATAAAAATAAAAGTAAATTATTTGGGAATTTAGAAGAAAACATAGATTTAAATGAAAAGTTTATCTTTGATAATGAATCGATTATTTTAGTAGATAATTCAACTGTAGGGCATTTAGGTATTGAATATATTGCTTTGAAAGATACTAGTTTATTTGATAAGTTAGAAAGACTTAAAATATCAATAGTTATATTCTTTTTAGTATTTTATTTTATCATTTCTTTAATAGGAATTTATTTAGCAAAACTATTTTTAAAACCAATAAAAGATGAAAGAAATAAATTAAACAACTTTATAAAAGATACAACTCATGAATTAAATACACCGATAAGTGCAATAATGATGTCAAGTGAGAATGAAAATTTATCATCAAAACAAATCGAAAGAATACGATATAGTGCGAATAGATTATCTGAAATATACAAAGATTTAACATATATATTTTTAGAAAATATTGAAGTTAAAGTAGCTGAAGAATTGGAATTATCTAAAATAATAAAAGAACAAATAGATAGTTTTGAACCAATATTTTCAAGAAAGAAATTAAAAATAAAAATAGAACTAGAAGATACTTTATATAAGATGAATAAAGATGATTTTATAAGACTTTTTAACAACGTTTTTTCAAATGCAATAAAATACAACAAGATAAACGGTGATATAGAAGTCATCTTAAAAGATAAAAAACTAAGCATAAAAGATAGTGGAATAGGAATAGATAAAAATAAAATAAAAGATATATTTAAACGATATTATAGAGCAACAAATCAAAGTGGTGGTTTTGGATTGGGTCTAAATATCGTAAATATGATATGTCAAACTTACAAGATAAAAATCGAAGTTGAGTCTATTGAAAATCAAGGAACAACTTTTATTATATATTTTTAA
- a CDS encoding FixH family protein has translation MKNLFKVFLALFLTVGFLNAQSLNQKNQVDGYDVEITSTRDLSAGSNELFANITKDGKAVTTAKVKVKFFMPEMPGMPYMEHEGEGSLSGDKYKMTINFCMNGTWQYQLKFKTDDGVVHTVKSSVNF, from the coding sequence ATGAAAAATTTATTCAAAGTGTTTTTAGCACTATTTCTTACAGTTGGCTTTTTAAATGCACAAAGCTTAAATCAAAAAAATCAAGTTGATGGATATGATGTTGAAATTACAAGTACAAGAGATTTAAGTGCTGGTTCAAATGAGCTTTTTGCAAATATTACAAAAGATGGAAAAGCTGTAACAACTGCTAAAGTTAAAGTTAAATTCTTTATGCCAGAAATGCCAGGAATGCCATATATGGAACACGAAGGTGAAGGAAGTTTATCTGGTGATAAATATAAAATGACTATTAATTTTTGTATGAATGGAACTTGGCAATATCAACTAAAATTTAAAACAGATGATGGTGTTGTTCATACAGTTAAAAGTAGTGTAAATTTCTAA
- a CDS encoding efflux RND transporter periplasmic adaptor subunit: MIKNVLILILLLGSFVNAEILDAKQLFNKKIAKVKKEEILLSKSFYGITKIDESSTFDIVSRFDGYITNLNANKSYMTIKKGEPLYSIYSSDILSIQNELQISKELNQNIYQSTLLKLDNLDIPKESQEKIKNGKLNNNGLVVTSPTNGILLQKNINNKSSVSKGTTLLQIASLDKIWFIASVYQEDLAFIKKDKQATIYIDGLNTSFNTKVDFIYPIFDDKSKTVDVRFILDNKELNLLPSMFGKVDIIDKQKQLLTLPKTAVLKKSDSFYVFKYVSNDEFKPVKIEAKRINSNKYEIISGLNENDEVIDNALFLLDSDALTNSLYESDNEDW; the protein is encoded by the coding sequence ATGATAAAAAATGTATTAATACTTATTTTACTTCTAGGAAGTTTTGTAAATGCCGAAATTTTAGATGCAAAACAGTTATTTAATAAAAAAATTGCAAAAGTAAAAAAAGAAGAGATACTTTTGAGTAAAAGTTTTTATGGAATTACAAAAATAGATGAAAGTTCAACTTTTGATATTGTAAGTAGATTTGATGGTTATATTACAAATTTAAATGCGAATAAAAGTTATATGACTATAAAAAAAGGTGAGCCTTTATATTCTATTTATTCTTCTGATATTTTATCTATTCAAAATGAACTTCAAATATCAAAAGAGTTAAATCAAAATATTTATCAAAGTACACTTTTAAAATTAGATAATTTAGATATTCCAAAAGAAAGCCAAGAAAAGATAAAAAATGGTAAATTAAATAACAATGGTTTAGTTGTAACTTCACCTACAAATGGAATATTGTTACAAAAGAATATAAACAATAAAAGTTCAGTTTCAAAAGGAACTACCCTACTTCAAATAGCATCTTTAGATAAAATTTGGTTTATTGCTTCTGTTTATCAAGAAGATTTAGCTTTTATAAAAAAAGATAAACAAGCTACAATTTATATTGATGGATTAAATACAAGTTTTAATACAAAAGTTGATTTCATTTATCCTATCTTTGATGATAAAAGTAAAACAGTTGATGTTAGATTTATTTTAGATAATAAAGAGTTAAATTTATTGCCTAGTATGTTTGGAAAAGTTGATATTATAGATAAACAAAAACAGCTTTTGACTTTACCTAAAACAGCAGTATTGAAAAAATCTGATAGTTTTTACGTATTTAAATATGTATCAAATGATGAATTTAAACCTGTTAAAATTGAAGCAAAAAGAATAAACTCAAATAAATATGAGATAATTAGTGGATTAAATGAAAATGATGAGGTTATAGATAATGCCTTATTTTTACTTGATTCAGATGCTTTGACAAACTCTTTGTATGAATCAGATAATGAAGATTGGTAA
- a CDS encoding response regulator transcription factor has translation MKILLLEDDLILNEIIEEYLISQEHEVITTFSGNEAQDYLYSQIFDLLILDVNVPFVSGFELLKELRTKNIKTPTIFITSLNMVEDMQKGFDSGCDDYLKKPFELKELDLRINNIKRLFNITPKELINISKDTFLDIQNLLIIKNNQKIHLAKKECEVLQYLINSSKTVSIEELSLNLWAYEDNPNDSTIRTYIKNLRKILGEEKIINIRGVGYRFNKE, from the coding sequence ATGAAGATTTTATTACTCGAAGATGATTTAATTTTAAATGAAATTATTGAAGAATATTTGATTTCACAAGAACATGAAGTTATTACTACTTTTAGTGGTAATGAAGCACAAGACTATTTATATTCGCAAATTTTTGATTTATTAATTTTAGACGTAAATGTTCCTTTTGTAAGTGGTTTTGAATTATTAAAAGAATTACGAACCAAAAATATTAAAACACCAACTATTTTTATAACTTCTTTGAATATGGTCGAAGATATGCAAAAAGGGTTTGATAGTGGTTGTGATGACTATTTAAAAAAACCTTTTGAATTAAAAGAGTTAGACTTACGAATAAATAATATAAAAAGACTTTTCAATATAACACCTAAAGAGTTAATAAATATATCAAAAGACACTTTTTTAGATATTCAAAATTTATTAATAATAAAAAATAATCAAAAAATTCATTTAGCAAAAAAAGAGTGTGAGGTTTTGCAATATTTGATAAATTCTTCAAAAACTGTAAGCATAGAAGAGTTAAGTTTAAATCTTTGGGCTTATGAAGATAATCCAAATGATTCTACTATTAGAACATATATAAAGAATTTACGAAAAATTTTAGGTGAAGAAAAGATAATAAATATAAGAGGAGTTGGTTATAGATTTAACAAAGAATGA
- the rlmN gene encoding 23S rRNA (adenine(2503)-C(2))-methyltransferase RlmN: MAKEGLPSIYDYTLDELKEILKPSFRAKQVYNWLYKKYASSYDDMKNLPKELVENLKENYPIDIMQIVKKEQSRDGSIKYLFKLRDNHTVEAVLLLMKDKKIDEDGQIVRSEKYTVCISSQVGCKVGCSFCLTAKGGFVRNLTVGEYIAQIVNIKRDNDIAENKALNIVYMGMGEPLDNFDNFTKAVEIFSELDGLAISRRRQTVSTSGIATKIKKLGEKDLQIQLAISLHAVDDELRSELIPMNKAYNIASIIEAVKAFPVDTRKKVMFEYLVIKDKNDSIEAAKKLVSLLNGIQAKVNLIYFNPYPGTSYQRPQEKDMLKFKDFLNQKGVICTIRESKGLDISAACGQLKEKEANGNS, translated from the coding sequence ATGGCAAAAGAAGGTTTACCATCTATATATGATTACACATTAGATGAATTAAAAGAGATTTTAAAACCATCATTTAGAGCAAAGCAAGTTTATAATTGGCTTTATAAAAAATATGCAAGTTCTTATGATGATATGAAAAATTTACCAAAAGAGTTGGTAGAAAATTTAAAAGAAAACTATCCAATAGATATTATGCAAATTGTAAAAAAAGAACAAAGTAGAGATGGAAGTATTAAATATCTTTTTAAATTAAGAGATAATCATACTGTTGAAGCTGTACTTCTTTTAATGAAAGATAAAAAAATAGATGAAGATGGACAAATAGTAAGAAGTGAAAAATACACTGTTTGTATCTCTTCTCAAGTTGGCTGTAAAGTTGGCTGTAGTTTTTGTCTGACTGCAAAAGGTGGGTTTGTAAGAAATCTTACAGTTGGAGAATATATTGCACAAATTGTAAATATAAAAAGAGATAATGACATAGCTGAAAATAAAGCTTTAAATATCGTTTATATGGGAATGGGTGAACCGCTTGATAATTTTGATAACTTTACTAAAGCAGTTGAAATTTTCTCAGAACTTGATGGTTTGGCAATAAGTAGAAGAAGACAAACTGTTTCAACTTCAGGAATTGCAACAAAAATAAAAAAATTAGGTGAAAAAGATTTACAAATTCAACTTGCTATTTCACTTCATGCTGTTGATGATGAGTTAAGAAGTGAGTTAATCCCTATGAACAAAGCTTATAATATTGCTTCAATTATTGAAGCAGTTAAAGCTTTTCCTGTAGATACAAGAAAAAAAGTTATGTTTGAATACTTGGTTATAAAAGATAAAAATGACTCGATTGAAGCTGCAAAAAAACTAGTTAGTTTATTAAATGGAATTCAAGCAAAAGTAAATTTAATTTATTTTAATCCATATCCAGGAACTTCATATCAGCGCCCACAAGAAAAAGATATGCTAAAATTCAAAGATTTTTTAAACCAAAAAGGTGTAATTTGTACAATTAGAGAATCAAAAGGTCTTGATATAAGCGCAGCTTGTGGACAATTAAAAGAAAAGGAAGCAAATGGGAATTCTTGA